The Maylandia zebra isolate NMK-2024a linkage group LG7, Mzebra_GT3a, whole genome shotgun sequence genome contains a region encoding:
- the ssna1 gene encoding microtubule nucleation factor SSNA1: MTQQAAALQTYNNELVKCIEELCSKRDELNRQIKQEEEEKERLQHDIRVLSEKLSRVNESLTQRLAARATFDRTIAETEAAYTKILESSQSLLSVLKQEAGNLSKATEPRRTEH; the protein is encoded by the exons ATGACCCAACAAGCTGCGGCTCTGCAGACCTACAACAACGAGCTGGTCAAAT GTATTGAGGAGCTTTGCTCGAAGCGGGATGAGCTGAACCGACAGATCaagcaggaggaagaggaaaaggagCGGCTGCAGCACGACATCCGTGTCCTCTCGGAGAAGCTGAGCCGAGTCAACGAGAGCCTGACGCAGAGACTCGCCGCACGCGCCACCTTCGACCGCACCATCGCCGAGACGGAGGCTGCATACACCAAG ATATTGGAGAGCTCCCAGTCTCTCCTGAGCGTCCTAAAGCAGGAGGCAGGAAACCTCAGTAAAGCCACGGAGCCTCGGAGGACAGAGCACTGA